A single Halobellus ruber DNA region contains:
- a CDS encoding mechanosensitive ion channel family protein: MTPGAGLQVGVGLSGSIARFLADLGLPDAVAGLVGQVIAFLAVFAVVYLIGRNVLVPLVDRMMVSRDLEAHARRPIRRLVAVVVAFIAITAAFGAAGYPDFLRSLATIAAAATLAIGFAMQDVLKNFVSGIFIYTDKPFRIGDWIEWDGNSGIVEDISFRVTRVKTFDNELLTVPNSQLTDGVIKNPVAKGRLRLQVPFGIGYDDDIEKATDIILEEARNNEDILEDPAPSVRLTELGDSSVTLKSRIWIDDPSRSDFVRTRAEYVQAVKRRFDEEGIDIPYPNRTLGGDLTVSGLGEVEAAGE, from the coding sequence ATGACGCCGGGAGCCGGGCTCCAGGTCGGCGTCGGGCTGAGCGGGTCGATCGCCCGGTTCCTCGCGGACCTCGGCCTGCCCGACGCCGTCGCGGGGCTTGTTGGTCAGGTGATCGCGTTTCTGGCCGTCTTCGCGGTGGTGTATCTGATCGGCCGGAACGTCCTCGTCCCGCTCGTCGACCGGATGATGGTCTCGCGGGACCTGGAGGCGCACGCCCGGCGGCCGATCCGGCGGCTGGTCGCCGTCGTCGTCGCGTTCATCGCCATCACCGCCGCGTTCGGAGCGGCCGGCTACCCCGACTTCCTGCGGTCGCTCGCGACCATCGCCGCCGCCGCGACGCTGGCGATCGGCTTTGCGATGCAGGACGTCCTGAAGAACTTCGTCTCGGGGATCTTCATCTACACCGACAAGCCGTTCAGGATCGGCGACTGGATCGAGTGGGACGGCAACTCCGGGATCGTCGAGGACATCAGCTTCCGGGTCACCCGGGTCAAGACCTTCGACAACGAGCTGTTGACGGTGCCGAACTCCCAACTCACCGACGGCGTGATCAAAAACCCCGTCGCAAAGGGTCGGCTCCGGCTCCAGGTCCCGTTCGGGATCGGGTACGACGACGACATCGAGAAGGCAACCGACATCATCCTCGAGGAAGCGCGTAACAACGAGGACATCCTGGAGGACCCCGCGCCGAGCGTCCGGCTGACGGAACTCGGCGACTCGTCGGTGACGCTCAAATCGCGGATCTGGATCGACGATCCGAGCCGGTCGGACTTCGTTCGGACCCGCGCGGAGTACGTCCAGGCGGTGAAACGGCGGTTCGACGAGGAGGGGATCGACATCCCCTACCCCAATCGGACGCTGGGCGGCGACCTCACCGTCTCCGGGCTGGGCGAGGTCGAAGCCGCCGGGGAGTGA
- a CDS encoding YhbY family RNA-binding protein produces MNRQELRKRAHDLDVTLWVGKGGIDPVVEEATDQLSDRELIKVKFLRAAQGGTTVDDLAADLADRTDAEVVETRGNTGVLHR; encoded by the coding sequence ATGAACCGACAGGAGCTGCGGAAGCGGGCCCACGACCTCGACGTGACGCTGTGGGTCGGCAAAGGGGGAATCGATCCGGTCGTCGAGGAGGCGACGGACCAGTTGTCCGACCGCGAGCTGATCAAGGTGAAGTTCCTCCGGGCCGCACAGGGCGGGACGACCGTCGATGATCTCGCGGCCGACCTCGCCGACCGGACGGACGCCGAGGTCGTCGAGACACGGGGGAACACGGGAGTGCTGCATCGATGA
- a CDS encoding ribonuclease P protein component 4, with protein MGIPAERIDRLQELARAATADGDVDRAREYVRLARRIGERHRISLPRRFRRFSCDDCDAYLRPGATARVRLRSGHVSIRCLACGATKRYPYDG; from the coding sequence ATGGGCATTCCGGCCGAGCGCATCGACCGGCTGCAGGAGCTCGCCCGGGCGGCGACCGCCGACGGCGACGTCGACCGCGCCCGGGAGTACGTCCGGCTGGCCCGCCGGATCGGCGAGCGACACCGGATCAGCCTGCCGCGGCGGTTCCGCCGGTTCAGCTGCGACGACTGCGACGCGTACCTCCGGCCGGGCGCGACCGCCCGGGTGCGGCTCCGGTCGGGGCACGTGTCGATCCGATGCCTCGCCTGCGGCGCCACGAAGCGGTACCCGTACGACGGGTAG
- a CDS encoding glycosyltransferase — protein sequence MALRALNYLELEARLSRSGIGTATDQQRAALERTDVEVVTSPWRGGDPVAGVRSLATGGELFREYDLAHCNLVGPGSLAVARHAERNDIPLVLHTHVTREDFAESFRGSTTVAPALGRYLKWFYSQADLVLCPSTYTKRVLDSYPVDAPVRPITNGVDVDALAGFEDLREAYRDRYDLSGTVVFLVGNVFERKGLSTFCRVAEATPYDFAWFGPYDTGPHASKAVRRWTANPPANVTFTGWIDDIRGAYGAGDIYLFPTKNENQGIAVLEAMACGKAVILRDIPVFEEFYTHGFDCLKCETDAGFREAVERLANDDDLRARLGANARETAAEHSLDRVGDALADVYREVRDAKRAGRPVEVGSEE from the coding sequence GTGGCTCTCCGCGCGCTCAACTATCTGGAACTCGAAGCCCGGCTGTCGCGCAGCGGCATCGGCACCGCAACCGACCAGCAACGGGCCGCGTTGGAACGAACCGACGTTGAGGTCGTGACCTCACCGTGGCGCGGCGGCGACCCCGTTGCAGGGGTCCGGTCGCTCGCGACTGGCGGGGAGCTTTTCAGGGAGTACGACCTCGCTCACTGCAACCTCGTCGGCCCGGGGTCGCTCGCGGTCGCGCGGCACGCCGAGCGGAACGACATCCCGCTCGTACTTCACACGCACGTCACCCGCGAGGATTTCGCCGAATCCTTCCGGGGGTCGACCACCGTCGCGCCCGCCCTGGGGCGGTATCTGAAGTGGTTCTACTCGCAGGCGGATCTGGTGCTGTGCCCCTCGACGTACACGAAACGCGTTCTCGACTCCTACCCGGTCGACGCGCCGGTCCGGCCGATCACCAACGGCGTCGACGTCGACGCGCTGGCGGGGTTCGAGGACCTCCGGGAGGCGTACCGCGACCGCTACGACCTCTCGGGGACGGTCGTGTTCCTCGTCGGCAACGTCTTCGAGCGGAAGGGGCTGTCGACGTTCTGCCGGGTCGCGGAAGCGACACCCTACGACTTCGCGTGGTTCGGCCCCTACGATACCGGCCCGCACGCCTCGAAAGCGGTCCGCCGGTGGACCGCGAACCCCCCCGCGAACGTCACCTTCACCGGGTGGATCGACGACATCAGGGGCGCCTACGGCGCGGGCGACATTTACCTGTTCCCGACGAAAAACGAGAACCAGGGGATCGCGGTCCTGGAGGCGATGGCGTGCGGGAAGGCGGTGATCCTCCGGGACATCCCGGTGTTCGAGGAGTTCTACACCCACGGCTTCGACTGTCTGAAGTGCGAAACCGACGCGGGGTTCCGCGAGGCGGTCGAGCGATTGGCGAACGACGACGACCTCCGGGCGCGGTTGGGAGCGAACGCCCGCGAGACGGCCGCGGAACACAGCCTCGACCGCGTCGGCGACGCACTCGCCGACGTCTACCGCGAGGTCCGCGACGCGAAGCGGGCGGGGCGGCCGGTGGAAGTGGGGAGCGAGGAGTGA
- a CDS encoding glycosyltransferase, translating to MAPASVAAFTDTYLPTVNGVSYTVRTWRDRWAERGGRMDVVYPKSDAYDPDPGEHPVGSFPFPMYEGFRLGLPTIPDAVADVDLVHAHTPFAVGLGGVRLARRADLPLVTSYHTPTAEYAEYLSSRPRVEHRIQRLADRYERWFLSRSDAIVCPSEDTKARIDRNATVDTPAVVIPNGVDTDFFEPTDADAFRDRYDLPGGPLIGYTGRHGYEKNLSEFLRAAAGVEATVVLGGDGPARADLEDLAADLDLDARFLGFLPREDLPGFYSALDAFVFPSPVETQGLVALEANACGTPVVAVDAGALSDTIDAGRNGYHYAHGDIAGCRDTIRRVLDERASLSASCLDRREAVSVDHAVEELATLYDRIAAENASAPGRN from the coding sequence ATGGCTCCCGCCTCGGTCGCCGCGTTCACCGATACCTACCTCCCGACGGTCAACGGCGTCTCCTACACCGTCCGGACGTGGCGCGACCGGTGGGCAGAGCGCGGCGGGCGGATGGACGTCGTCTACCCGAAGAGCGACGCGTACGACCCCGACCCCGGCGAACACCCCGTCGGGAGCTTCCCGTTTCCGATGTACGAGGGGTTCCGACTGGGGTTGCCGACGATCCCCGACGCCGTCGCCGACGTGGATCTCGTCCACGCCCACACGCCCTTCGCGGTCGGGCTCGGCGGCGTCCGGCTGGCGCGCCGGGCGGACCTCCCGCTTGTCACCTCCTATCACACCCCGACCGCGGAGTACGCGGAGTATCTCAGCTCCCGGCCCCGGGTGGAACACCGGATCCAGCGGCTCGCCGACCGCTACGAGCGGTGGTTCCTCTCGCGGTCGGACGCGATCGTCTGCCCCAGCGAGGACACGAAGGCCCGCATCGACCGCAACGCGACGGTCGACACGCCCGCGGTCGTGATTCCGAACGGCGTCGACACCGACTTCTTCGAACCCACCGACGCCGACGCGTTCCGGGACCGATACGACCTCCCGGGCGGCCCGCTGATCGGCTACACCGGGCGCCACGGCTACGAGAAGAACCTCTCGGAGTTTCTCCGCGCCGCCGCGGGCGTCGAGGCCACGGTCGTCCTCGGCGGCGACGGGCCCGCACGGGCGGATCTGGAGGACCTCGCGGCCGACCTCGACCTCGACGCCCGCTTTCTCGGGTTCCTCCCCCGCGAGGACCTCCCGGGCTTCTACTCGGCGCTCGACGCCTTCGTCTTCCCCAGCCCCGTGGAGACCCAGGGGCTCGTCGCTCTGGAGGCGAACGCCTGTGGGACCCCCGTGGTCGCGGTCGACGCGGGCGCGCTCTCGGATACGATCGACGCGGGCCGCAACGGCTACCACTACGCCCACGGGGACATCGCGGGCTGCCGCGACACGATCCGACGCGTCCTCGACGAGCGCGCGTCGCTGTCGGCGTCGTGTCTGGACCGCCGCGAGGCGGTGAGCGTCGACCACGCGGTCGAGGAACTCGCCACGCTCTACGACCGGATCGCCGCGGAGAACGCGTCGGCCCCGGGACGGAACTAG